A window of Pullulanibacillus sp. KACC 23026 genomic DNA:
CTTGCATCCATTTTGACTTATTATAACATTTTGTTTTATGAATATAAGTTCAATTTAAAAAGGGTGAGATCTTTATTTATAAAAGTGGTTGATGCTAGCTTCTGTTTCAACTATGATTTGGATTATATAAAAGTAGGGAGGGGGGAGGATGATGGTTTGGGCAGTTCCGTTAAAATTAGTAGTGGCAGCTCTTTTGGGCGGCATTCTAGGTCTGGAAAGAGAGTCTAAGCATAAGCCATTAGGGTTAAAAACCTGCATCGTGATTTCGGTGGCCAGTTGTTTGCTGACGATTGTCTCCATTGAGGTTTCTGTCTCTCATTATACTAATACACTCATTCGTGTAGACCCGATGCGGCTTGCTGCTCAAATTGTCAGCGGGGTCGGTTTTATTGGTGCCGGGGTTATTTTACAAAAAAACGATGCGATTTCCGGTTTAACAACAGCGGCTATTGTATGGGCGGCATCAGGTCTTGGCATTGCAGTAGGGGCCGGCTTTTACTACGAAAGTGTATTGGGTGTTTTATTGATATTCTTAGGGGTTAAGGTCATTCCATTTATTATGAAGAAGATCGGACCGGATGCCCTGCGTGAGCAAGGAATCAAAATTATTCTTTATGATGTCGAATCAGCCGATCTCATTCAGCCCATCGTAGAAGAGATTCGTCAGTTAAACATTCGGACAAAGCAGGTCAAACTATCTGGGACGGAAACCGGCCATCGGATCGACCTTCACTGTATGATAAGCGAAACAGGAGATTACGTGTTTGCCATTTATGATAAAGTGATCAAAATTCCGGGAGTTAAAAGGGCCCAGATTGAAGAGCTTTAATTGAGATACAGCCTGAAACGGGCACGAAATCCAGAGATAGCGTATCCTCGTTACGCTCAATCAAAATAGGCGTAACGTCATTCCCTTATTGGCGCGATTAGGCCCCGATTAGCGGAGGATAGCGTATCCTCGTTACGCTCAATCAAAATAGGCGTAACGTCAATCCCTTATTGGCGCGATTAGGCCCCGATTAGCGGAGGATAGCGCATCCTCGTTACGCTCAATCGAAATAGGCGTAACGTCATTCTCTTATTTTGGCATTTCAGCCCCGATTAGCGGAGGATAGCGTATCCTCGTTACGCTCAATTAAAATAGGCGTAACGTCATTCTCTTATTTCGGCATTTTGGCCGAGTTTAGCGGGAGATAGCGCATCCTCGTTACGCTCAATCAAAATAGGCGTAACGTCAATCTCTTATTTCCGCATTCCGGCCGAGTTTAGCGGGAGATAGCGCATCCTCGTTACGCCTAATAAAAATAGGCGTAACGTCAATCTCTTATTTCCGCATTTTGGCCCAGTTTAGAGGTGGATAGCGCATCCTCGTTACGCTCAATCGAAATAG
This region includes:
- a CDS encoding MgtC/SapB family protein, with the translated sequence MMVWAVPLKLVVAALLGGILGLERESKHKPLGLKTCIVISVASCLLTIVSIEVSVSHYTNTLIRVDPMRLAAQIVSGVGFIGAGVILQKNDAISGLTTAAIVWAASGLGIAVGAGFYYESVLGVLLIFLGVKVIPFIMKKIGPDALREQGIKIILYDVESADLIQPIVEEIRQLNIRTKQVKLSGTETGHRIDLHCMISETGDYVFAIYDKVIKIPGVKRAQIEEL